In Dioscorea cayenensis subsp. rotundata cultivar TDr96_F1 chromosome 26, TDr96_F1_v2_PseudoChromosome.rev07_lg8_w22 25.fasta, whole genome shotgun sequence, the following proteins share a genomic window:
- the LOC120253220 gene encoding uncharacterized protein LOC120253220, with product MVNNGWGLAGFAKGRTPTPPNYIAALQFAKPSSDSFYVGVQSWSARKCDDKSCAFLLSSSGSGGRPEEEKDPVSMSRQFPNTTVGVIAGLSPLSTLGFLEKLVRWSSADDGGGGGGGGMSPPFIVSNDPVRLSNYERDRLNINPKNGRHGRLDPGPVVEKLRQQRLFLERSGARCIVMPCHISHSWFNDIAYGCSVPFLHAAHSVATELKASNLRPVQTGTNVCIGILGTQTIIDSGFYQSSLNSQGFEVMVPDKATMEHTVIPAMEAYHRKDIEGARNLLRIALQLLLVRAVSTVILASDHLCGLLPHHDPLCHKCIDPMDALVRSTIQWARSASTSSGEGC from the exons ATGGTGAACAACGGTTGGGGCCTGGCAGGATTCGCAAAGGGTAGGACCCCGACCCCCCCTAATTATATAGCAGCATTGCAATTTGCAAAACCATCATCAGATTCATTTTATGTTGGTGTGCAAAGCTGGTCAGCTAGGAAGTGTGATGATAAATCTTGTGCATTTTTATTATCAAGCTCTGGAAGTGGCGGCAGACCTGAAGAAGAGAAGGATCCTGTGAGCATGAGCAGGCAGTTTCCCAATACTACTGTGGGCGTCATCGCTGGTCTTTCACCCCTTTCTACGCTGGGTTTCTTGGAGAAGCTGGTCAGATGGAGTTCCGCTgatgatggaggaggaggaggaggaggaggtatGAGCCCTCCTTTCATCGTCTCCAATGATCCAGTGCGGCTTTCCAACTACGAAAGGGACAGGTTAAACATAAATCCCAAGAACGGCAGGCACGGGCGCTTGGACCCGGGTCCTGTTGTGGAGAAACTACGCCAGCAGAGGCTCTTCCTTGAGAGGTCCGGTGCTCGATGCATCGTCATGCCTTGCCACATCTCCCATTCCTGGTTCAACGACATAGCCTATGGTTGCTCTGTGCCTTTCCTGCATGCCGCTCACTCTGTTGCCACGGAACTCAAAGCATCCAACTTGAGGCCCGTTCAAACTGGAACCAATGTCTGCATTGGCATTCTTGGCACCCAGACCATCATTGATTCCGGTTTCTATCAAAGCAGCCTCAACAGCCAG GGTTTTGAGGTGATGGTGCCTGATAAAGCAACCATGGAGCATACAGTAATCCCAGCCATGGAGGCATATCACAGAAAGGATATAGAAGGCGCCAGAAATCTTCTCAGAATTGCCCTCCAACTTCTTCTGGTGAGGGCTGTTAGCACTGTCATCCTCGCATCAGATCACTTGTGCGGTCTTCTACCTCACCATGATCCCCTCTGCCACAAATGCATTGACCCTATGGATGCTCTTGTCAGATCCACTATACAATGGGCTCGATCAGCCTCAACTTCTTCTGGTGAGGGCTGTTAA
- the LOC120253125 gene encoding biotin carboxyl carrier protein of acetyl-CoA carboxylase-like has product MASCSLGASTNTILPNLLSGFKKIKCSRLDITFKVNSAGVQTSFGLRGIQLSPDQVHGTKFSWKSLRPAYPIVVNCGISSAKNGIEVGALEEEKSTRDQLIPFSPEVESLLNVICDTTSIAEFGLNLSGFRLYVKRDINDKMLNLAASSPPIQISSSNELLDQNGFVSTTSLTLSKPKPSPGSFQQILDSSHDEGLMILQSPKVGFFRRSRTIKGKKAPPSCKEKQQVKEGQVICYVEQLGGEIPIESDVSGEVIKIFRRDGEPVGYGDALIAILPSFPGIKKLQ; this is encoded by the exons ATGGCTTCTT GTAGCCTAGGAGCTTCTACAAATACCATATTACCCAACCTACTGTCTGGCTTCAAGAAGATTAAATGCTCAAGACTGGATATAACTTTTAAGGTCAATTCTGCTGGAGTGCAAACCTCATTTGGGCTGAGAGGAATTCAATTAAGCCCTGACCAAGTCCATGGCACAAAGTTTAGTTGGAAGTCTTTGCGGCCTGCATATCCAATTGTTGTAAACTGTGGCATATCTTCTGCAA AGAATGGTATAGAAGTTGGCGCTTTGGAAGAAGAGAAATCTACCAGGGATCAGCTTATTCCTTTTTCTCCAGAA GTGGAGTCTTTACTCAATGTAATTTGTGATACAACTTCTATTGCAGAGTTTGGACTGAAT CTTTCTGGCTTTCGACTCTATGTAAAGAGGGATATAAATGACAAAATGTTAAACCTGGCCGCTTCAAGTCCTCCAATCCAAATAAGTTCTTCAAACGAATTGTTGGATCAAAATGGCTTTGTATCAACAACTTCCTTGACTCTTTCTAAACCAAAACCTTCTCCAGGAAGTTTCCAACAAATACTTGACAGTTCCCATGATGAAGGATTGATGATTCTTCAATCCCCaaag GTTGGATTCTTTAGGAGATCCAGAAccataaaaggaaaaaaggcGCCTCCATCATGTAAAGAG AAGCAACAGGTCAAAGAAGGTCAAGTAATTTGTTATGTTGAGCAGCTTGGTGGGGAGATTCCAATTGAG TCAGATGTTTCAGGAGAGGTCATCAAGATATTTAGACGAGATGGTG AACCAGTAGGATATGGTGATGCTCTCATAGCGATTCTCCCTTCCTTTCCAGGGATTAAGAAGCTACAGTAG